Proteins encoded by one window of Castor canadensis chromosome 2, mCasCan1.hap1v2, whole genome shotgun sequence:
- the Tmem176b gene encoding transmembrane protein 176B, whose translation MTQNMVTVNGVDVACTLSQPTHINVHIHQESVLAHLLKAGSSLKQFLSRPRNTGSSKTRICHEQLALGVTQVLLGLVSSTLAVCLYFGPWTELRASGCAFWAGSVAIAAGAGAIVNEKHRGKLLGLVSCLLTLAGIATAVAAAVLGVRSLIWQTDVTGISSLCAIPHPVITTPVYRRRWGDSDSSDWMEKECRSRMEMLMILFRELCALLTVVCILKVILYLASLGLSLRNMCVQRLPTLVEEELEKTLLGNNSVPPSTSEEKTPKVIIL comes from the exons ATGACCCAAAACATGGTGACTGTGAATGGAGTCGATGTGGCCTGTACACTCTCCCAACCCACCCACATCAACGTTCACATCCACCAGGAATCTGTTTTGGCACACCTGCTGAAAGCTGGGAGCTCCCTGAAGCAGTTTCTCTCTCGCCCTCGGAACACTGGATCTTCCAAGACCAGGATATGCCATGAACAGCTGGCTCTCGGG GTGACCCAGGTATTGCTGGGGCTTGTGAGCAGCACTCTTGCAGTGTGTCTTTACTTTGGGCCTTGGACGGAGCTGCGTGCCTCTGGCTGTGCCTTCTGGGCGGGGTCTGTG GCGATTGCAGCAGGTGCTGGGGCCATTGTCAATGAGAAGCACCGGGGCAAACTTTTA GGCCTTGTATCATGTCTTCTTACCCTGGCTGGCATTGCGACAGCTGTGGCTGCTGCTGTCCTGGGTGTGAGGAGCTTAATCTGGCAAACTGATGTCACAGGGATCAGTTCCTTGTGTGCTATTCCTCACCCTGTCATCACAACCCCTGTCTACAGAAGGAGGTGGGGAGACAGTGATAGCTCAGACTGGATGGAGAAAGAGTGCAGATCCCGCATGGAAATGCTGATG ATCCTATTCAGGGAGCTCTGTGCCCTGCTCACAGTTGTCTGCATCTTGAAAGTCATTTTGTATTTGGCCTCCCTGGGACTGAGTCTTCGAAATATGTGTGTCCAGAGGTTGCCAACCCTG gttgagGAAGAGTTGGAGAAGACACTTCTAGGGAATAATTCAGTGCCTCCCTCTACCTCTGAGGAAAAGACCCCAAAGGTCATCATCCTGTGA